Proteins from a single region of Argiope bruennichi chromosome 6, qqArgBrue1.1, whole genome shotgun sequence:
- the LOC129972808 gene encoding tubulin alpha chain-like, with translation MRECISIHVGQAGVQIGNACWELYCLEHGIQPDGQMASDSNSDAIDDSFSTFFSDTGNQQYVPRAIFVDLEPTVIDEIRTGVYRHLFHPEQMITGKEDAANNYARGHYTIGKEIIDLVLDRVRLLAERCTGLQGFLIFHSFGGGTGSGFTSLLMERLSVDYGKKSKLEFAIYPAPQTSTAVVEPYNSILTTHTTLEHSDCAFMVDNEAIFDLCTRNLDIERPTYTNLNRLVGQVVSSITASLRFDGALNVDLTEFQTNLVPYPRIHFPLVSYAPVMSAEKAYHEQLTVQEITNSCFEPSNQMVKCDTRHGKYMACCLLYRGDVVPKDVNAAIGSIKTKRSIQFVDWCPTGFKVGINYQPPTVVPRGDLSKVPRAVCMLSNTTAIAEAWSRLDYKFDLMYAKRAFVHWYVGEGMEEGEFSEAREDLAALEKDYEEVGLDSTENFEDEGEEY, from the exons ATGCGTGAATGTATCAGTATACATGTTGGACAAGCAGGAGTTCAGATTGGAAATGCTTGTTGGGAATTGTATTGCCTAGAGCATGGAATCCAACCTGATGGCCAGATGGCTTCAGATTCCAATTCTGATGCCATTGATGATTCATTTAGCACTTTCTTCAGTGATACCGGCAACCAGCAATATGTTCCTCGAGCTATCTTTGTGGACCTGGAGCCAACTGTGATTGATGAAATCCGCACTGGTGTTTACAGGCATTTGTTTCATCCAGAGCAAATGATAACTGGAAAAGAAGATGCTGCCAATAACTATGCAAGAGGACATTACACTATTGGAAAGGAGATCATAGATTTAGTTCTTGATCGTGTTCGTTTGCTTGCAGAACGGTGCACTGGACTGCAGGGCTTTCTGATTTTCCATAGTTTTGGTGGAGGTACTGGGTCTGGTTTCACCTCTTTATTGATGGAAAGACTATCTGTTGATTATGggaaaaagtcaaaattagaatttgcCATTTATCCTGCACCACAg acATCCACTGCTGTTGTTGAGCCTTATAACTCTATTCTAACTACACACACCACTTTAGAGCATTCAGATTGTGCTTTCATGGTTGATAATGAAGCCATTTTTGATCTTTGCACCCGGAACTTAGATATTGAACGTCCAACTTATACCAATCTGAACAGATTGGTTGGCCAAGTTGTCTCATCCATTACTGCTTCATTGAGATTTGATGGTGCTCTCAATGTAGATTTGACAGAGTTTCAAACAAATCTTGTGCCATATCCTCGAATTCACTTTCCTCTTGTATCTTATGCTCCTGTAATGTCAGCAGAAAAGGCATATCATGAACAACTGACTGTTCAAGAAATCACAAATTCTTGTTTTGAACCATCCAACCAAATGGTTAAATGTGACACTAGGCATGGTAAATACATGGCTTGTTGTCTTCTGTACAGAGGAGATGTTGTTCCAAAAGATGTCAATGCAGCCATAGGATCCATCAAAACCAAACGCTCAATCCAATTTGTTGATTGGTGTCCAACTGGTTTTAAG gttggcataaattatCAACCTCCTACTGTAGTACCACGTGGTGATTTATCAAAAGTCCCACGTGCTGTGTGTATGCTTTCAAATACCACAGCTATTGCTGAAGCCTGGTCAAGATTGGATTATAAATTCGACTTGATGTATGCCAAACGTGCTTTTGTCCATTGGTATGTGGGTGAAGGTATGGAAGAAGGAGAATTTTCAGAAGCCCGAGAAGATCTTGCTGCCTTGGAAAAGGATTATGAAGAAGTTGGACTTGATTCGACTGAAAATTTTGAAGATGAGGGtgaagaatattaa